CATGTACATACAAAACGAGGTAGTCATATTGCATACTTTCAAGGACTAAAGGCAACTTCTTGGTCTGACAAAATTATTGGAGAGTATTTTGCGGCGATTCTACGAGAAGAATTCTCCAAACAAAGATCTCCACAAAAGGCAAAAAAGAAATCCAAAAAAAAGTAGGTCTAATGTGATTGCAAACGATAGTTTTGCGGCGAAAGTCCAAACCGATTTTGAAAAAGTTTATGAAATGAAGATTTAGAATTGAATCCAGAAGCATAAATAATGCTCAATATGGTCATATCAGGTCTTTCCAGAAGAAGTCTCGCTGCCTCCATCAACCGAAATTGATTAACATAGTTACGAAATGTAATTTCCAGATGAGAATTTAAAATCTCAGAGAGCTGGTGTGTACTTAGATCCAATCGCTTTGATAGAATCGGCAAAGTAAGATTATCATTCAAATACAATTGTTCCAAATTCATAAGGTCATCCAGTCTCTGTAAAACCTGAGCTATATTGATTCCATTCACTCGACTTTCTTTGTATCGAGCAAAACGCGTTTCTGTTTTAAAATTGGGAATAATTTCTCGATGATTCGTTTTTAACAATAAAATAAAAGCCAAAAGAGACGACAGCCCAAGACAGGCAACAAAAAACATTTGCATAAAAAACAACTGGGAAATAACAAACAAAGTGACTACAAAAAAAGAGTAAATCAATAACCATAGAAACGGTCCAAATGATGATTTAAGTTTTTCCTTAGAACCAAACCTCCAACGGAACACTCGAATGCTAATCCATAATGTATAACAAAAAATTGATACAACACCAAGACTCAGTAAATATTGAATAGAAATCCCAAAGCTCGAACTGATATTTTGAATGTGTAAATCCATAGAAGGCAACTCATAGTTCACTGGACGCATTATATAAATATATAATAAACTCAGGAGAGATGGTATAAAATGGAGAATTGGTATTTTATAGTATTCTCCTCCACTCATCTCGTCAAAAAAAATATAAATAAAAGGACCAATTAAAAAGATACAAGGGATATGAATTCCATAAAAAAAAGGACATGAATGAATTCCTTCAGTTAATTCAGCATAAACATGTAATTGTAAAACAGACAAGGATAAGAAAAAAAATGAAGAAGAATAGCGATAGAAAACACCTGTTTCAAATTTAAATTTTCTCGAATAAATTGAGCCTTGAGAAGAAACGAGCTCTTTTCTCTTCCTTTCCTTTTGTATCGTTTCAATGAAATGTGAGACGGCCAAAATAAGAGCAACCAATGCTCCTGCGAACGGAATCAAATTCATAAAACAATTAAGAAAGAAAAAAGCCGATTGTCTATTTTTTTTATAAAAAACCTACATCTTTCCGTTCCATCCGTATACGAACGGACGACCGGTTCATAAAACTAGGTGATAATAAATGTATGAATCCTTATACCAAAAACTTCCTTAGAAACCTTCCATACACCCAAAAACAATTTTACTTACAAAGTTTAAGGCTTTTGATAATTTTCACATTTGTTTTTAGCACCTTTAACCTATTCGGACAATCATTCGATCCAACTTTAAGTAACTTAGAGGTTCTTTCGATTAAACCAAACCACAAAAAACCATTAATTGCAGTCATTGGAGAAAATCAATATACAGAACTTACCGACTTTGTCGTTCCCTATGGAATTTTAAAACGAGCGGAAATAGCAGATGTCTACGCATTGGCACCTAACAAAGGAGCAATGAGTATGTTTCCAGCTCTCTCAATAGAAATCAAAACTTCTCTTGATGACTTTGACAGGCTTCATCCAGAAGGATCAGATCTTGTGATTGTTCCCGCCATTCACAATGCTGAAAACAAAATCTTAATCCAATGGATTCAAAAGCAATATGAACGCGGAGCAACCATTGTAGGTGTTTGCGATGGAGTCTGGACATTGGGTTATGCCGGGTTGTTAAAAAATAAACAGACTACTGGACATTGGTATTCAAAAGAAAACCTAGCTAAGACATTTTCAGATTCTACATGGATCAAAAACAAAAGATACATTCAAGATAAAAAGATCATTACAACAACAGGTGTCACTGCTTCTATTCCTGTTTCTCTCGCTTTGATTGAGGCAATCGCTGGATTTAAAAAAGCAAAAGAAATGGCAATAGAACTCGGAGTATCCGATTGGAGTCCACGACATAATACCGAGGAATTCCGCTTAGGTTGGAAACAGTATGTAACCGCAGCAAAAAATCTAATTTTCTTTTGGAATTATGAATCCGTTGGGATTCCTATGTATGAAGGTATTGATGAAGTTTCTTTGGCATTAGTTGCTGATGCCTATTCTCGGACGTACAAATCAAAAGCCGTAACTATTGATTATGGTACCCTACCCGTTCTTACCAAATCAGGAATCAGGTTCATTTCTGATTTAAGTAGTGATAACCTACAGCAAGGACAAACCCTGAAAGCGATAACAAGGCAGGTAAAAGCTAACGAGCAATTACACCAAACGCTTGTAGAAATTGAAAAACAATACGGTACATCTACGATGCAATTCGTAGCAATGCAGTTGGAATATGCAATCCAACAATGATTCGTTATGTCTCGTGGAAAATCGACTGAATCGGATTCCATTTTCAAAATTTCTCCTCCAACCTTTTTCAGCTCGCGTCTCTTTTGCAATTATGAAAACTGGAATCATTAAACTTATGCATTCAAAACTTAAACTGTATTTCATCCTTTCCTTTTTTCTTTTTGGATTTCTTCTGCTATCCAGCATGACTCTGGTGTTGCAGATGCAGAATGCACTACCAAAAAATCTGACTACAACAATCGCTGTAGAAACCATTCTCCTTGTAGTTATTGGTGTCCTCTTTGGATTGACCTTAAGTTCTTGGTTTCTTAAAATCTTTGGGAAGTTGGAAGCTGCCTTCAAGGAAGTCGGGCTCGGAAATTTACAAGTTCGACTCAAATACAAAACCAATGATCTATTCTCTGATTTTTACATGAGTTTCCATAGAATGTTACAAGCTCAAGGAGAACTCATTCAACACATTAAAACATCCGCAGACACCTTGTCCTCCGATTCACAAGAAATGAAGTTGGTAACTCTTGACTTTTCAACAAACTTACAATCGCAGTCCGCTGCGACGGAAGAAGTTTCAGCATCGATTGAGGAAATCTCTGGAGTTGCTGTATCCATTTCAAACATTGCGGAAAACAACTCACAAAGTATGAGCAACTTAACATCTGAGGTTGATCGACTATCAATGGCGATCGATAAAACAGGTGAATATGTAGAAGGGACTCTCGATTCTATAAAAAATATTATCGAACGCGCAGAAGCAGGAAAAAATACACTTCGCACAATGAATGAAGCAATGGACAATTTGTCTAATAGTTCACTTGAAATTTCCAAAACAGTCGATGTAATTGCAAAAATCAGTGAACAAGTTAACATGCTTGCTTTGAACGCTTCAATCGAAGCTGCACGTGCTGGTGATGCGGGAAGAGGATTTGCGGTCGTTGCAGAAGAAGTTTCGAAACTTGCAGAGAGAACAGCAGGTGCAGTTAAAGGTATTGATTCTTTAATGAAAAAAAATCAGAATGATGTTTCTTTGGGTAGAGAACGAATTGAAAAAACCACAATGGAAATCCAAGAAATCATAGGTAATATTGATTCTATTTCCGGGAAAATAACGGAAGTTCATTCTGCAGTAATTACACAAAAAGAATTAAAGAACAAACTCCTCAAGGAAGCTGTCTTTGTAAAAGAGCGATCTGAAGAAATCAAAGAAGCGGTTACCGAACATAAGACAGCCACAAACGAAGTAATGGCATCCGTTTCTTCCATTAGCCAATCTTCCTTTAGTAATTCTGAAAGTAGCGATGTACTTGCAGGTAAAATCACCGCAATTGCGAATACGGCTCACAAACTAATTGCAATGGTTGATCTTTTCAAAACAAATGTTGTTTTTGATGAATCTTCGATTTCAGAAAGAGATGAAGCTACTCACAAACTTCAATTCCGATCAGAAATTGGCAGCATTTACTACGTGAAAGAAAAAGATTTACTGGAAGTTGTTTGGACGCCAGACTTTAGCGAAGAAAAATACACTGAAATTTTGAACGAAGCATTAAATATTATTCATAAATATAACATACGTAAGTGGCTAGCAGATACTAGAAGGATGGGACTTGTCACAAGGCCTGCACAAGAATGGGTAAACGTCAATTGGTTCCCAAAAGCAAGTAATTCCAGCCTTAGAAAGATGGCCGTTGTCGTCCCTAACTCAGCACTGGCAGCCATCTCAATAGATGATCAAACATTAAAAACTGGTAATGTAGAACTGAAATCGGTACCAAGTTTAGAATCTGGAATTGTTTGGTTAAACGACTAAACTCGTAGCTAATAAAACTAGCAGATCATTGTTTTATTTTGAATCGCAATGATCTGCAAAAATTTAATCTTTATTTATCTCGTTCTAATACAAAGAAGAAAGGTTGTTTCATTCCCCTGTAATCCATACATCCAAATAAAGTATCTTGATTTACTTTTTTAAAAACATCATGAATTGGAAGATTATCATAAATCATGGCAGCAGTAAGTTTTCCACGAAATTCGATTCGACGAACACGGGCTTTTGATTTAGAAGTCTGAAATAAAAAACGAACTAATAAAAATAAATATCGCAAAGGCCACAAACGGGTTGATGGAATTAAAGTTGCCAAACGAACAGGCATTAGAGATGGATTTACTTTGAATAAAGTTTTACCAAAAGACTTAAACACCAAAGGGTGCACATTATCTGCATCAACAAATTCCTTACCATACCAATTGAATGTTTCTAATGCCCCATCCATTGTGTGTGCGGTGTGAAATCCAGATCCATGCCACCGGCCGATTGTATCTTCTATGGAAACGGTTTCTAATGCGTCGAAGAGTGCGAACGAATCGTCTGTTGAATTGTTCTTTTTGCCGCGCATTTCGTTGAATTTTTTTTCAAGAGTATTCATAATTAAATTGTAACCTAGACCAACTTTTTACCTCTCCCACTCCTAGGAAATATATATACAAAAAGAAAAACAATTTCCAAACTTCAATCAAGAACAGATTGAATTCGTTTTCGTTCTTCGGTGATACTTATTCTGGTTTCTTCTATTTTTTTTGAAACAGAATTGGATTCGATAACGTCAAAGAATATCCTCTGCATAAGAATAAGAGTTTGTATGGGTTCGAATGACCGATTCAAATGCATAACAAATATCCACTATAACTTTCCCGACTTGCAATTTCCTGTCTCTATAGTATACTATTCTTATGAATGTAACAGATTCCGAGATAAAATCACTCCTTGAGTCCTATAAAAAAATCACAGTCTACGGACTCAGTAATGACTTATCCAAACCAAGTCATTATGTTCCAGTGTTCATTCGAGACAAAGGATGGGAAGTAATCGGAACCTATCCCAAAGAACACAGCGTAGGTGGATTTACAATTTATAAAAGTTTAAAGGATGTCCCTAAAGAAGATAGGAAGTTCATCGATGTCTTTCGAAGTTCTGATAAAATTCCTGAAGTGATCGATGAAATTTTAAGTCTGGGTGGAACAGAAGTGATATGGCTTCAACTCGGAATCTCACATCCAGAGGCAGAAAAAAAAGCCGAGGATGCAGGGATACGAGTTGTGTCCAATCGTTGCCTCATCATAGAACATAGGAATTATTTTTAACCCGATGTTTGTTTTGATAGAAGTTGTTTACCAAACCATGTGAAGGGAAGAAAAGACAATAAACTAATCGATACAAACCATAGGGGTTGGCCCGGAAGGAATACGAAAAAATTAAAAGCACCGGCAAGAGTCAAAAGAAAACCCACAAGAATTACCAAAAGTGTTCCGTGGCTTTTACTAAGTTTCATAGTTACAACCCCACTCACCAATGCCCCTAATATATATCCAAAATAGACAGGTATGTAAGCAGAAGTTGGTAATTTTGACATAAACTCTCTTAAAAGTTCTGGGTTGTTTATAATCGTATCATTAGGCGGTTTCACAAAAAAAGAATTTGTAAACTCAACCGCCATCATAATGGCCATAGCCGATACCAAGCCGAGGAGAATAGAAATACTATTTTTTACCATAAGTTCTCCAACCTAAATCAAACAAATAGTAGTTTCTATACTGAAATGCAATTCAAAAATGAATGATCATCCTTTCTTATTTGATTGATAGTCTTTCCAAGACCCACAACTCCAAAGAGCCCAAAGGATAAGGACCGGCTGAAAGAACAAACGAATCAAACGGGCTCTATCGGTATCCAAACCAAAAGCGCTGATCCCATTTATATATTGAGATATATTCCCGGGAAATATTAAAACAAAAAACAAAGCAACGACCCAACCAACTTGCACTTGTTTGCTGCGAAGAAAAATCAGAGATAATCCCAACGTGATTTCCACAACCCCAGATAAGATGACTACCAAATCCGGATCGATAGGTAACCAAGTGGGTACCTGTGCTAAAAATTCTGTCCTATGCCATGTTAGGTGACCAGTTCCAGCGAAGACCAAAAAGGCTCCGAGTAAGATACGTAAAACGGTTTGGTAGATAGACCTTTCGGTTGTGCTTACTTGATTCATGGTAACTTAGACTAAAAATACGAACTTTTGGTCCAGACTGAGGGAATCTTCGCAAAATCTCAAATATATGAGACTGAGTCCTTATCTCAATTAATTCTCGACAAATTAGGATGAGTCCGAAGGAATGGCCATATGACTTTCCTTTTTGAGATTGAATCTCAGACAAAGACAGGATTCCGAAAGACTTCTTCCCCGGCCCCAGGAACTCTCCTCCAAAAGAAATTCAGCATACTGTCCTCCTTACTGTTCATTTCGATCTTTTTTACAGCTCCCCTACTTTCACAAACTACTGAGAAAACTCCACAATCTCCTTCCAATGGGACAGATCCTGTTCCCAATGTGGGAACGAAACCGGCAGACCAAGGGATCCGTGTGACTGGCAAAAAAGATCCTAGAGACCGGGAAATCCTTCGGACTCCCAATAGCATCAGTCGTTTGAACGAACAGGACATTCAGGATGCCGGTATCAATCGAACCAACGATATCGATAAACAAGTTCCCAATTTTTCCATCATTGATTCGGGATCACGTAACTTTACATATTTTAACATTCGCGGGATGCGAAGTATTGCCTTCAGTGAACCTGCTGTTGGTTTGATCTTAGATGGAATTCCATTGAATGACAATGTGGCACTGAACACTGAATTATACGGAATAGAAAACATAGAAGTATATCGAGGGAGCCAAGCCACCTTGTTTGGTAAAAATTTTCAAGGTGGTGTTGTTGAGATTCGAACAAAAAAACCAACCAATGTAGCAGAAGGAAAAATCACCTTCGACGCTGGAAATTATAAAAAACAAGAAACGTCTGCATATTACAATGCCCCCATCATTAAAGATAAATTATTCTTTGGAATCGCGGGCAAAACTACAGAGCGTGAAGGATACTTATCGAACGTAACTGGTTTTTATTACCCTACTAACCGACCGTATGAAGTTCCCGTAGAACTCTATAAAACTCATCCGGATGGAAGAAAAGGAAAAGCAGGACGTTTTCGTTTATACTTTACTCCTAATGATATCTTTGAAGCAGACTTACAAGTCAGTGCCGAAAGTTTCGATGACGGCTCACTCAACTTAGTAAACTACTTGGGTGCCAAGTCTGAAAGGGAAAAGGCCCTGCTACAAGGTTGTGTTGCGATGCCTTCCAACTGTTCCAAGTTATATGGAACATACGTAAATAGAGTCAATGGAGATAGAAAGGTTTATTGGGATTACGAAGGAAAAAGTAATGTCACAGGAAATACCTACTCTCTCGCTACGACAACAAAATTACCTCATGTTCTCCTTAAAACAGCATCTGCCATTCGTAAGATGGATATTGACCCTATCACAGCAGATGCCGACTTCACAACTACCGATCAACATAGATCGATTTATGTTGAGAAGGCCACAACTTTTCTCAACGATGTATATGTTGAATCTAAAGACAAACATGACCCACTCCAATTTAAGGCTGGAATCTATTCATCCAATAAAATTACAAATATTGACACAGCGAGAGAACATAGGGTTCAAATGTATGTGGGGACTGATTTTGGTGGCCTTCGTGCCCCGGCTCGCGAAAACAATCTTACCAGGATCCACGATCGTAACATTAGTTTTTATACGCATAACAGTTATACTTTTGCAGAAAAATTTACCGTCACGATTGGATCAAGATTGGAACGACAAGAAAGTCGAATGTCCCATACGGAACAGATCATAGGTTTTTCACCTATCAATCCTTATGGTGAAACAAAACTTTTATCCGATCCATATACAATTAACAATCATTACAACTACAATGTATCTAGATTTATCTTTGATTACAAACCCATCGAAAACCTTATGTTTTTTATTGGGTTTAGTCGTGGTTATAAAAACGCCGGTTATAGCACTGTTGTCAACATTCCCAATAGAGCCACATTCAAACCAGAAATCAATGATACCATCGAAGCCGGTATCAAATCAGAATTTTTTAAAGGAAAATTCGGATTAAAATACACTCAGTTCTATACTGAAACGCAAGACTTTCATGTAGTCCGGGCCATCAACCTTTCTCAATACATAAACCTCAATGCCGAACTTGTTACCATCAGAGGATATGAACTAGAAACATTTCTAAAACCACATAAGGATGTGAAACTAGGACTCTCAGCAGGTTACACAGAAGGAATTTTTAACAAGTTTTATGATTCCGTTCTAGGCCGTGATTTCAACGGGAAATGGGTTCATTTCATTCCTAAATACGACATTGTAAGTTACCTCCAATATAGAAACGAATATGGAATTTTCTTCCGAAGCGAATTCCAAGCCGTTGGCCAAATGTATTTCGCAGCAGATAACACTGTGTATAGCGATCCGTATTATGTAATTAATTCTAGGATAGGATATGAAACTGATACCCTCTCCGCCTATTTATATATGAACAATATGAACGATCGCTATTACTTCACATCTTATATAGATGGAACGTTTCAAGCAGTACCCGGTGCACCAAAGACCTACGGATTTATGTTAACTTATAAAATTTAAATTTCTGGAGACAATTATGAAAACAAAAACCCTTCTCACCCTAATCACCCTTGGACTCTCACTTTTTCAATGTGATTTGTTTGATCCCGAGTCAAAAGTTACCAGTGATGACCTGGTATCTATGTTAGCCCTACAACAAATCAATGCGAACAGTATGAGCGAGGCACAAAGACTTGGCCTAAACGTTGCTTATAGCCATAGGTTTAGTATCAAAAATGGACCTCATTTGTTTTGCCGAGAGTATTCAACTGCTTACCTAGAAAAACAAGCGGAATGGGAAAAGGATATGGAACAAACTTATACCACCATTGGAAATGGTATTGGTATAGAAATTGTAGTAGAAAGGATGAGTGGACCTTGTGCTGTAACGAATAAAGTGGCAGCCTGCCATTATGATGGGGTAGACGGAATCAACGATCTCATCCCTTACGCATACACTACAGAAGGAGAACATAAATATTTAATTCCTGCAAACGCATTCTATGGTACTACAGATCTAAAGAGCGCTAAAGAAGCTTGTGAGAGATTCAAAGGAACTTACGTTTGTTACGATCCAAGTAAATGTTGGCAATAACATAAACATCAAGAAGAACTCAAAGGAATCTTTTGGGTTCTTCTTCTTTTATTCTTTCTCTTTATATAAAATATACTAACCCCACTGATGGCAAGGATTGCCGGAGAGAGTCCACCGATTACCCAAACTACCTTACTCAAATGATTGCCAAAAGTTCCAAAATGAAGGGGCCGAAATGAATCCAATACTCGATTCAAAAAACTTTCTTTCGACATATCGACTTTTTCAAATATTTTCTTGGTTTTCACATCAAAACGAATGTATGAGCCAAACCGACTTTCCAATCCAGAGGAATCAAAACGATTCCCATAAATTCCAATTGGCTCTTCTTTTGAATGGTGAGGAAAGGATACATATCCTAAGTGGAATCCAGGAATTTCTATTTTAGTTTGTTCTACCAATTGATTGATCGAATCTTCTTTATGCCAAAGATGATGGACTACCTTTTCTGCTGGAAATGTAAGAATCACGGTATCCCTAAAACTCCACCATCCGCCAGTGATTGCTAAAATCAAATGGAACCAAACTGCATTAATACCAACAAACTTGTGCAAGTCGGAAAATAAAATTTGTATACTTTCTTTCCATCGAAGACGAAACAAACTTACCCAAAATCGTTTATAAAGTTTAATACCACTGATAGCCAAAAACAAATAGATAAAGGCAATACATCCTGTAAGAAAGTAACCAACCCCACCTAGAAAAAGGCTATAATGTAATACTAATAAAAATCCGTACAAACTATCACTTCGATCCTCCTTCATTTTTCCAATGACCTTGCCATTGTATGGATTGATTAAATAGACAGATTCATGACTGGGAGTTTCTAAATTATGAAACCAAACTTGGTCAGCTTGGTCATTTAAGTCGGAGAGCAACCAACCAGCGACACTTCCCTCCGGAACTTGATTTAACAATTGTTTGTACAAAGTATCTAAAGGCAAACGGTCCTGCTCTACGGTAATAGAATTTAAGCCAGTAAGGGATTGAATTTCCTTTCCATAGACCAATAAAGATCCGGTCAGACCCAAAACCAAAAGGAAACTCGCTCCAAAAATTCCGAGAACCATATGCAACTGATACCAAGTTTTTGCCTTCACGAAAGAGAACTCCTAGGGTGGGAATAGAACCAAACTATGAGAATAGGTCTCATTTTCAACTAAAACTCAAATAGACCTTCTTTGCCTAAGAGGCGGGTTTTCGCCCCCAACTTCTCTGGTCTGGAAGATTTCCGGGTTTCCAAGTGGCGGTAACATTTCCACTCTGATCAAGAATTATGTTTGGATTTTCTTATTTGCGTTTCGACCGTCGAGAGTTTGCGGGTGCCTTTGGGGACATCGGAACGGACTTACCTCTCCTAGTTGCTATGATCCTTGCGGCGGGCCTGGACACACCGAGTGTTTTCATTGTGTTCGGATCAATGCAGATCTTAACGGGATTAATTTATAAAATGCCAATGCCGGTGCAACCACTGAAAGCCATGGCAACTCTTGTCATCACTGGAAAAATTGCAGGACCTATTGTGTTAGGTGCTGGAATTGCAATTGGGACTATCATGTTTTTTCTTTCCTTATTTGGGCTTTTAGATCGCCTAACAAAGTTAATTCCTAAGGCAGTGGTGCGTGGATTACAATTTGGACTAGGTATTAGTCTTTGTATTCTTGCCTGCAAGGAATACATCCCCGCCGAACAAACAAAAGGATATGTACTTGCTGCACTTTCCTTTTTTATCATTATTTTATTACTCGATAACAAAAAATACCCTGCTTCCCTATTTGTCATTTTGTTAGGGATAGTCTATGCGTTAAGTTTTCATTTTAACCTTTCCCTACTCCAAAGCAGTGTAGAAGTTCATGTTCCAATTCTGTTTTTACCTGATGCAGATATGATCCTAAAAGGTTTTGTGTTATTAGCAATTCCTCAAATCCCATTGTCTTTAGGAAACTCCATCCTTGCCACCAAACAAGTATCTGATGACCTTTTTCCTGATAGAAAACCAATCAGTGTCAAAAAAATTGGGTTCACCTACTCATTGATGAATTTGGTCTCTCCTCTTTTTAGCGGAATTCCATGTTGCCATGGAGCTGGCGGAATGGTCGGTCATTATACTTTCGGGGGAAGGACAGGAGGTTCTGTGGTGATTTATGGATCTCTCTACATCATCCTGGGTCTTTTTTTTGGGAATGGGATCCAAAACATAATCAAAACATTCCCGCTGCCGATGCTTGGTGTGATTCTTTTTTTCGAAGCCCTATCTCTTATCACCTTGCTAAAGGATACAATCCCAAACAAAAGAGAGTTTATCATCGCCATCCTTACAGGGATGATCGCTTTCGGACTTCCTTATGGATTTTTGATCGCAATGGTCGTAGGAACTGGTGTTTATTATTCACCAATTACACTTTCCACATTATCTAAATTAGGTGATAGGATCAAAAAAGAACTATAAGAAAATAGAGAAATTCGAATCAATCCGAACATAGAAATTTTGTTGAATCACGATTAACTAAACAGATTCCTCCAGATGATTCACCATCTCTCGAATGATTTTGTTCACTTCCGGGCGACAACTTCCACACCCAGTTCCAGCGCCGGTTGTTGCCATAATGGAATCTAAATTGTTGGCGCCATTTTTAATTTCCTCTTCGATATTTCCACGACCCACACTGTTACAAGAGCAGACAAGAGCACCTTTTTGTGGTTTGGTGGCGGTTCCACCCGAGAGTAATTTCCCTCGTTTGTCCCCAAGTTCCACACCACTCGCAATTAAGTTTTTATATTCAACAAATTCAGCTTTGTCTCCGATGAGAATGGCACCAACGAGTTTATCACCCTTCACAATGCATTTTTTATAACGCCTTCTTTTACGATCCAAAAATACAATTTCTTCGTATTCATCGGATAGATTTTCAAAAGAAACACCAGGAAGACGAAGTGAAACGAGTTCAAGTCCTGGAATTTTCAAAAGATTGGAATGTAATGATCCTGAGTATGTTTTGTATTTATAACCAAATATATGTGAGGCGGCGACTTTCGCCTGTTCTTCTGCCGCAAGAACTGTCCCGTAAACACCACTGGCATGTTCTGCTACTTCTCCAATGGCATAAATATCAGGATCACTGGTTTGCAAAAACTCATTTACTTTGATCCCTTCTCCTAATTCAAAACTTAAGTTTTTTGCTA
The sequence above is drawn from the Leptospira sp. WS4.C2 genome and encodes:
- a CDS encoding helix-turn-helix domain-containing protein is translated as MNLIPFAGALVALILAVSHFIETIQKERKRKELVSSQGSIYSRKFKFETGVFYRYSSSFFFLSLSVLQLHVYAELTEGIHSCPFFYGIHIPCIFLIGPFIYIFFDEMSGGEYYKIPILHFIPSLLSLLYIYIMRPVNYELPSMDLHIQNISSSFGISIQYLLSLGVVSIFCYTLWISIRVFRWRFGSKEKLKSSFGPFLWLLIYSFFVVTLFVISQLFFMQMFFVACLGLSSLLAFILLLKTNHREIIPNFKTETRFARYKESRVNGINIAQVLQRLDDLMNLEQLYLNDNLTLPILSKRLDLSTHQLSEILNSHLEITFRNYVNQFRLMEAARLLLERPDMTILSIIYASGFNSKSSFHKLFQNRFGLSPQNYRLQSH
- a CDS encoding CoA-binding protein, whose product is MNVTDSEIKSLLESYKKITVYGLSNDLSKPSHYVPVFIRDKGWEVIGTYPKEHSVGGFTIYKSLKDVPKEDRKFIDVFRSSDKIPEVIDEILSLGGTEVIWLQLGISHPEAEKKAEDAGIRVVSNRCLIIEHRNYF
- a CDS encoding methyl-accepting chemotaxis protein, giving the protein MQNALPKNLTTTIAVETILLVVIGVLFGLTLSSWFLKIFGKLEAAFKEVGLGNLQVRLKYKTNDLFSDFYMSFHRMLQAQGELIQHIKTSADTLSSDSQEMKLVTLDFSTNLQSQSAATEEVSASIEEISGVAVSISNIAENNSQSMSNLTSEVDRLSMAIDKTGEYVEGTLDSIKNIIERAEAGKNTLRTMNEAMDNLSNSSLEISKTVDVIAKISEQVNMLALNASIEAARAGDAGRGFAVVAEEVSKLAERTAGAVKGIDSLMKKNQNDVSLGRERIEKTTMEIQEIIGNIDSISGKITEVHSAVITQKELKNKLLKEAVFVKERSEEIKEAVTEHKTATNEVMASVSSISQSSFSNSESSDVLAGKITAIANTAHKLIAMVDLFKTNVVFDESSISERDEATHKLQFRSEIGSIYYVKEKDLLEVVWTPDFSEEKYTEILNEALNIIHKYNIRKWLADTRRMGLVTRPAQEWVNVNWFPKASNSSLRKMAVVVPNSALAAISIDDQTLKTGNVELKSVPSLESGIVWLND
- a CDS encoding TonB-dependent receptor, producing the protein MTFLFEIESQTKTGFRKTSSPAPGTLLQKKFSILSSLLFISIFFTAPLLSQTTEKTPQSPSNGTDPVPNVGTKPADQGIRVTGKKDPRDREILRTPNSISRLNEQDIQDAGINRTNDIDKQVPNFSIIDSGSRNFTYFNIRGMRSIAFSEPAVGLILDGIPLNDNVALNTELYGIENIEVYRGSQATLFGKNFQGGVVEIRTKKPTNVAEGKITFDAGNYKKQETSAYYNAPIIKDKLFFGIAGKTTEREGYLSNVTGFYYPTNRPYEVPVELYKTHPDGRKGKAGRFRLYFTPNDIFEADLQVSAESFDDGSLNLVNYLGAKSEREKALLQGCVAMPSNCSKLYGTYVNRVNGDRKVYWDYEGKSNVTGNTYSLATTTKLPHVLLKTASAIRKMDIDPITADADFTTTDQHRSIYVEKATTFLNDVYVESKDKHDPLQFKAGIYSSNKITNIDTAREHRVQMYVGTDFGGLRAPARENNLTRIHDRNISFYTHNSYTFAEKFTVTIGSRLERQESRMSHTEQIIGFSPINPYGETKLLSDPYTINNHYNYNVSRFIFDYKPIENLMFFIGFSRGYKNAGYSTVVNIPNRATFKPEINDTIEAGIKSEFFKGKFGLKYTQFYTETQDFHVVRAINLSQYINLNAELVTIRGYELETFLKPHKDVKLGLSAGYTEGIFNKFYDSVLGRDFNGKWVHFIPKYDIVSYLQYRNEYGIFFRSEFQAVGQMYFAADNTVYSDPYYVINSRIGYETDTLSAYLYMNNMNDRYYFTSYIDGTFQAVPGAPKTYGFMLTYKI
- a CDS encoding DUF4334 domain-containing protein — protein: MNTLEKKFNEMRGKKNNSTDDSFALFDALETVSIEDTIGRWHGSGFHTAHTMDGALETFNWYGKEFVDADNVHPLVFKSFGKTLFKVNPSLMPVRLATLIPSTRLWPLRYLFLLVRFLFQTSKSKARVRRIEFRGKLTAAMIYDNLPIHDVFKKVNQDTLFGCMDYRGMKQPFFFVLERDK
- a CDS encoding LIC_11695 family lipoprotein, with amino-acid sequence MKTKTLLTLITLGLSLFQCDLFDPESKVTSDDLVSMLALQQINANSMSEAQRLGLNVAYSHRFSIKNGPHLFCREYSTAYLEKQAEWEKDMEQTYTTIGNGIGIEIVVERMSGPCAVTNKVAACHYDGVDGINDLIPYAYTTEGEHKYLIPANAFYGTTDLKSAKEACERFKGTYVCYDPSKCWQ
- a CDS encoding DJ-1/PfpI family protein — encoded protein: MNPYTKNFLRNLPYTQKQFYLQSLRLLIIFTFVFSTFNLFGQSFDPTLSNLEVLSIKPNHKKPLIAVIGENQYTELTDFVVPYGILKRAEIADVYALAPNKGAMSMFPALSIEIKTSLDDFDRLHPEGSDLVIVPAIHNAENKILIQWIQKQYERGATIVGVCDGVWTLGYAGLLKNKQTTGHWYSKENLAKTFSDSTWIKNKRYIQDKKIITTTGVTASIPVSLALIEAIAGFKKAKEMAIELGVSDWSPRHNTEEFRLGWKQYVTAAKNLIFFWNYESVGIPMYEGIDEVSLALVADAYSRTYKSKAVTIDYGTLPVLTKSGIRFISDLSSDNLQQGQTLKAITRQVKANEQLHQTLVEIEKQYGTSTMQFVAMQLEYAIQQ